Genomic DNA from Comamonas antarctica:
CCTCGGTGATTTCTTCGGGCGGCGTGTCCTCCAGGCCCAGCACGCATTCCAATGCCAATGCCACCTGCTCGGCGCCGCCCAGCTGGCGCTCCATGACGCGCGCATAGCGCGCTTCGGCACGCTGGCGCTCCTGCTCGGGCAGGCCGGGATAGTCGCACAGGGAAACGGTGTAGAAGGTTTCAACAGTGTCCATGGTGGTCAGGTAAGAAAAGTTGACTGGGAAAATGTACAGTAGATTTCAAGCATCAACTGTTGTTTTTCACAGGTATTTTTCAGCCTGGGCGGCTCACGGCGCAGGCAAGGGCCGTACCAGCCGTACCAGCAGCAGATTTGCGCGGCCGGTCTCGCCATCGGCCCGGCCGGTGGCCCAGTCCACGGCCCAGGCCTGCTGCGCCGCCAGGCGGTTTCTCGCCGGGCCGGTCTGGTCATAGCTGTACGGGTTGACGGCCGCGGCATTCACCGCGGCCGTGCCCGTCCAGTGCCAGTCTCCCGGCACGCCGGGCAACAGTGTTGCCTCGTCCCCCGGCGCCGCTTGCTGGCGCAGCCGCTGCAGTTCCTTCGCGCGCGGCAGCCGCCAGCGCAGCCCGTCGGCCTGCTGCAGCGACTGCGCCAGCTTCTGCGCCTCACGGTAGGAAAGGCGTTGCGGCGTGCCCTCGCAGCGCTGCTGGCGCCATTGCATGCCCTGCAGGCAGCGCGGCCACGCGAGCCGCGCGCGCAGGTCATGGACTTCGCTGCCATCGGCCGAGAGCTGCAGCTGCGGCGTGGCGGCGCCAGTGGCGGTCTGGGCGTGCAGCGGCGCGCCGGCAAGAAGGCTCCAAAGGAGCAGGCGAGGAACGCGCAGGGAAGTGGCAGGCAGCATGGGAAGTTCGGTATGGCAACAGCAGCCGGCATTGTGACCTGCGCGCGCAGCCGGCGATGCCTTGCCTGCTGGATCGAGATGCCGCAGCGTGGCGGCGTGCGACGTATGCTCGGCAGCGGGGGCCGCAAGCCACTACCATCGCCCCCTGGGCGCGCACAGAGCCGCCCCAGCCAGCCAGGGAACGCCATGCGAGAGTCCGCCGAGAAGCCACAGCCGATAGCCGCCACAGATCCAACCATTCCCACCGATGCCGCACCCGACGGCCTGCCCGACGGGCGGCGCGCGGGCGCGATGCTGGTGATCCTGCTGGGGCTGGCGGTCGTGGTGCTCGACAGCAGCCTGCTGAACCTGGCGCTGCCGGCCATTGCGCGCTCCTTCGCGGCGCCGGCCTCGCACACCATCTGGGTGGTCAATGCCTACCAGATCGCCACGCTGGTCATGCTGTTGCCGCTGGCCGCGGTGGGCGAGCGCATCGGCTACCGCAACGTCTATCTGG
This window encodes:
- a CDS encoding Lcl domain-containing protein, translated to MLPATSLRVPRLLLWSLLAGAPLHAQTATGAATPQLQLSADGSEVHDLRARLAWPRCLQGMQWRQQRCEGTPQRLSYREAQKLAQSLQQADGLRWRLPRAKELQRLRQQAAPGDEATLLPGVPGDWHWTGTAAVNAAAVNPYSYDQTGPARNRLAAQQAWAVDWATGRADGETGRANLLLVRLVRPLPAP